A stretch of the Nematostella vectensis chromosome 1, jaNemVect1.1, whole genome shotgun sequence genome encodes the following:
- the LOC116604851 gene encoding piggyBac transposable element-derived protein 4 — translation MASVRVRRNRQRNLTVDEVLSSVFDENTTDLDSSDSEDGEDELPTLFPAIPADLEDDSVESVSSYEDSSSSSSDSEFDRRQSVTNQRQEKARNLRECSQNARRTIRGVRRGRGARRGRAISVQQRREIQDGGRQQYIWSKEVNRRILKPFTNAVGLANRGQRREKSALEYFELFFDQEVWDCLVTMTNLNAERKGAKGTSGGQWKPITQDEMKAFFGLNIAMGIVKLPEAKMYWQKKIWLLTVPSFSQVMSRNRFFQILQYIHVSDDSNIVPSGQPGYDKLHKIKPLLNLLFPKFENAYNLHKNISIDECMIPWRGRLSFRQFIANKPVRFGIKVWVLADSESKYVYRQQLYIGKNPGERAEVGLAARVVKELCSGLEGMGHHLYTDNYYTSVELYQFLFDNQIYACGTIKGNRKNFAKEVLFENTRGLARGSSKWLMCGPLLAVGWLDNKAVYFLSTIHPPEFPVRAPVHARNVKRRGAGEGGQSGDIPCPPLLKDYNAYMGGVDQSDQMLRYYTCIRKTVKWYRRVLFHEVEVAIHNAFVLECEDREGTPRPIRTSLEFREELAENLIGNMRVAHNAAQRPPRNEELRLTDVGLHLPEMRQDKGNCAVCSKKIRKTHSDRYKDVPLARRPKVPYVPRPSIYCNVCNVFLCLQKDQNCWKDFHTKVEYWR, via the coding sequence ATGGCGTCAGTTAGAGTGAGAAGAAATCGGCAGCGAAATCTAACGGTAGATGAAGTTTTATCGAGTGTTtttgacgaaaacacaacAGATTTGGACTCTTCTGACTCGGAGGATGGCGAAGATGAATTACCAACGTTATTCCCGGCAATTCCAGCCGATCTAGAAGACGATTCTGTCGAAAGTGTAAGCTCTTATGAGGACTCCAGCAGCTCTTCGAGTGATTCAGAGTTTGATCGACGTCAAAGTGTGACAAATCAGCGACAAGAGAAAGCGAGAAATCTTCGTGAATGTTCACAAAATGCTCGAAGAACTATTCGAGGGGTTCGCAGAGGAAGAGGTGCCAGGCGAGGCAGAGCAATTTCAGTTCAACAAAGGAgagaaatccaagatggcggccgtcaACAATATATTTGGTCGAAAGAGGTCAACAGAAGAATTTTAAAACCGTTTACAAATGCTGTTGGGCTGGCAAATAGAGGACAGAGGAGGGAGAAATCTGCTCTTGAgtattttgaattattttttgacCAAGAGGTTTGGGATTGCCTCGTCACTATGACCAACCTGAATGCAGAGAGGAAGGGAGCCAAGGGTACTAGTGGTGGACAATGGAAACCAATAACACAGGATGAAATGAAGGCCTTTTTTGGCTTGAACATTGCTATGGGAATTGTTAAACTTCCTGAGGCAAAAATGTATTGGCAGAAGAAAATATGGCTCTTGACTGTTCCCTCATTCAGTCAAGTCATGTCTCGTAACAGATTCTTTCAGATTCTACAGTACATTCATGTCTCAGATGACTCCAACATTGTGCCTTCTGGGCAACCTGGTTATGATAAATTGCATAAAATCAAGCCACTTTTGAATCTTCTTTTCCCTAAATTTGAAAATGCCTACAATCTGCACAAAAACATTTCAATTGATGAGTGCATGATTCCATGGAGAGGACGTTTATCATTTCGCCAGTTTATTGCGAACAAACCTGTCCGGTTTGGTATCAAGGTTTGGGTGCTAGCCGATTCTGAATCAAAGTATGTCTACCGACAGCAACTGTACATTGGAAAGAATCCTGGGGAAAGAGCTGAGGTTGGACTGGCAGCAAGGGTTGTAAAAGAGCTGTGTTCAGGCCTTGAAGGTATGGGACATCACCTCTATACTGACAACTATTATACCAGTGTTGAACTCTATCAGTTCTTGTTTGACAACCAAATATATGCATGTGGAACAATAAAGGGAAACagaaaaaactttgcaaaggAGGTTCTATTTGAGAATACAAGAGGACTTGCTAGGGGTAGTAGTAAGTGGCTTATGTGTGGACCTCTTCTGGCAGTGGGGTGGCTTGACAACAAGGctgtatattttttatctaCAATTCACCCCCCTGAGTTTCCAGTTCGTGCTCCAGTCCATGCAAGAAATGTCAAAAGAAGAGGTGCAGGTGAAGGAGGACAAAGTGGCGATATTCCTTGCCCACCCCTTCTCAAAGATTATAATGCCTATATGGGGGGTGTGGACCAGTCTGACCAGATGCTTAGGTACTATACATGTATCAGAAAGACGGTGAAATGGTACCGTCGTGTACTGTTTCATGAAGTAGAGGTGGCAATCCACAATGCTTTTGTGTTAGAGTGTGAGGATAGAGAGGGTACACCTAGACCAATCAGAACCTCTCTGGAGTTCAGAGAAGAGCTTGCTGAGAACTTGATTGGCAACATGCGGGTTGCCCATAATGCTGCCCAGAGACCCCCCAGAAATGAGGAGCTAAGACTGACTGATGTTGGTTTGCATTTGCCTGAAATGCGTCAGGATAAGGGTAACTGTGCTGTTTGtagtaagaaaataagaaaaacccACTCTGACAGGTATAAGGATGTGCCATTGGCCAGAAGACCCAAGGTTCCCTACGTGCCACGCCCTAGCATCTATTGCAATGTGTGTAATGTCTTCCTCTGCTTGCAGAAAGATCAAAACTGTTGGAAAGATTTCCATACAAAAGTGGAGTACTGGCGATAG
- the LOC5505818 gene encoding uncharacterized protein LOC5505818 isoform X1 has translation MWKRSDVSCCNCTEKKYRHVHCPCATCNGRATDRKTEIRHWKEANRAASRSSQRQCSTSAAQDSESFVFEVEDSDSEIEADNFTIEDNLLPNPDTPDTDETDTDDQDLNADNDNDIDNTNHDANSRHYNPLKRLVVDAVLNALKIQKESGMSIKTFEDILEFGKRLLLDSSSEQVFFDRDILTTLWPKSWSDVQALLKEEGYQDAREYFICFCYKTRPINSDTRIKYTGKYSLMTSKDEVCSNCGNKGVIAYYYLVLQNKVKNWFRDENMCNKMLSHWNEREHWLGVEQSWPIKKEMWDGERWNELQWFWDPNKTWVIPCRCEHCGIPIPAKHLIESQDAVTAGKKLVECPECLESFEHSLKTTNGSPINIALIGHWDGWQAFSSSTRSCGSLEVSIANMKKADRSHTSEVYVVGFVPLSSTPKLPETYDPFLQPLMEDICEGFINGFEVRLPQEPNMKRVRVLLLCWSGDHPGQCEVGKLLNQGKCACRRCKLVGQHLPMNESNNHMYYGDNRIHYRHKWESRDISLMLTDLYDVEAESRISVRKRMSSEKGVTGISLLHKYLYPLYNFDILKDLTFDVFHTVCLNVVKSQAERILDHELVDKKSLDREIKNFPWPRELKCGRLPKSIQSYNGSLGQWKAEGLQKFSFPMADCVLDSKLESPKEQEIQHLISRLTELHFNSGRYGWTNSMIGAHHRLAWRLNILIEETQGLEMCTISVHNLLHIHEDIIRFSATDNYWCAVFERAVKGYTKTASNCRGVEKTFALAESRREFLKPYSTQEIGEQGKINMKVGIASSIETARMAVFRNDVPSQSFLLGAMDNMTLLERDERIKVAHTLNVPLQKIPQFSFSSKKCFLPDKGYEGTVCSSGESVVVMLEQNEIVMKLDKFLSVKDNTESYKLLAKGYLFCNVYTDNGQTVKHFWSGFTYVESNPERVPHFCTADNILRKVIIYSSSDDTSNSVSTVVEYQRHQEKLPFDIIVPIYPEQGDMLLVQGAEVGDVWYGYARNVDYARRTVDVYFFVESPRMPNTFIRETIGHAAKNVVPWNSLLGIADGFWPSPSHWRKAV, from the exons ATGTGGAAAAGAAGTGATGTGTCTTGCTGCAACTGCACTGAGAAAAAATACCGCCATGTTCACTGCCCTTGTGCTACCTGCAATGGTCGTGCAACTGATCGAAAAACTGAAATAAGACACTGGAAAGAAGCAAATAGAGCTGCATCGAGATCATCCCAACGCCAATGTTCGACATCAGCCGCCCAAGATTCTGAGTCTTTTGTCTTTGAAGTTGAGGACAGCGATAGTGAAATAGAAGCTGATAATTTTACAATTGAAGATAATTTATTACCCAATCCAGATACACCTGATACAGATGAAACAGATACAGATGACCAAGATTTGAAtgctgataatgataatgatattgatAATACTAATCATGATGCGAATTCCCGCCATTATAATCCCCTAAAGAGGCTTGTTGTCGATGCCGTTTTGAATGCACTAAAAATACAGAAAGAAAGCggaatgtcaatcaaaacatttGAAGATATTTTGGAATTTGGCAAACGATTATTGTTGGATTCATCCTCTGAACAGGTCTTTTTTGATAGAGACATTTTGACTACTTTGTGGCCTAAGTCGTGGAGTGATGTGCAAGCTCTTTTAAAAGAGGAGGGTTATCAAGATGCTCGagaatattttatttgcttttgttATAAAACTAGGCCAATCAATTCAGACACTAGAATAAAGTACACTGGCAAATATAGTTTAATGACCAGCAAAGATGAAGTCTGCTCTAACTGTGGAAATAAAGGTGTTATAGCATACTATTATCTTGTCCTTCAAAACAAAGTTAAAAACTGGTTTCGTGATGAAAACATGTGCAACAAAATGCTATCTCACTGGAATGAACGTGAACACTGGCTCGGAGTGGAACAATCATGGCCAATCAAAAAGGAAATGTGGGATGGTGAGCGCTGGAATGAGTTGCAATGGTTTTGGGATCCTAATAAGACCTGGGTCATCCCATGCCGTTGTGAGCATTGTGGTATTCCCATACCAGCAAAGCATTTGATTGAATCACAGGATGCTGTTACAGCTGGTAAAAAGCTTGTGGAATGCCCAGAATGTCTGGAATCTTTTGAACACTCTCTCAAGACAACTAATGGTTCTCCAATAAACATTGCTCTCATTGGTCATTGGGATGGGTGGCAAGCCTTCAGTTCCAGCACACGAAGTTGTGGATCTTTGGAGGTCTCAATTGCAAATATGAAGAAGGCAGATAGAAGTCACACCAGTGAAGTTTACGTAGTTGGATTTGTCCCATTGTCTTCTACTCCAAAACTACCAGAAACATATGATCCATTTTTGCAACCACTCATGGAAGACATTTGTGAAGGTTTTATCAATGGCTTTGAAGTCAGGTTACCACAAGAGCCTAACATGAAAAGAGTGCGTGTTTTGTTGCTCTGTTGGTCTGGGGATCATCCAGGGCAGTGTGAGGTGGGGAAGCTATTAAACCAAGGTAAATGTGCTTGCCGCAGGTGCAAGCTTGTTGGGCAACATTTGCCAATGAATGAGTCAAATAACCATATGTACTATGGAGATAACCGAATTCATTACAGACATAAGTGGGAAAGTCGTGACATTTCTCTCATGCTAACAGACCTTTATGATGTTGAGGCAGAGTCAAGGATCAGTGTTCGAAAAAGAATGTCTTCTGAGAAAGGTGTCACAGGGATAAGCCTTCtccataaatatttatatcctCTTTACAATTTTGACATTCTCAAAGATTTAACATTTGATGTGTTTCATACTGTGTGTCTTAATGTTGTGAAAAGTCAAGCAGAGAGGATCCTGGATCATGAGTTAGTGGATAAGAAATCCCTTGACCGAGAAATAAAGAACTTTCCATGGCCAAGAGAGCTCAAATGTGGCCGACTTCCCAAGTCAATCCAAAGTTATAATGGATCTTTGGGACAGTGGAAAGCTGAGGGCCTACAAAAGTTTTCATTTCCAATGGCAGATTGTGTTCTTGATAGCAAGTTGGAATCACCAAAAGAGCAGGAAATACAACATTTGATATCAAGATTAACAGAATTGCATTTTAATAGTGGACGGTATGGCTGGACAAATAGTATGATTGGAGCGCACCACCGGTTGGCATGGCGCTTAAATATACTCATAGAAGAAACTCAAGGCCTGGAAATGTGTACAATTTCTGTACATAATCTTCTTCACATCCATGAAGACATCATCAGATTCTCGGCTACTGACAATTATTGGTGTGCAGTGTTCGAAAGAGCCGTAAAGGGTTACACAAAGACTGCTAGCAATTGTAGGGGAGTTGAAAAGACATTTGCATTGGCAGAGTCAAGGAGGGAATTCCTCAAACCATACTCAACTCAAGAAATAGGAGAGCAAGGAAAGATAAACATGAAAGTG ggTATTGCAAGCTCTATTGAGACAGCAAGGATGGCTGTTTTCAGAAATGATGTACCATCTCAGTCATTTCTTCTTGGAGCTATGGATAACATGACCCTGCTGGAAAGGGATGAAAGGATAAAAGTAGCACATACTTTAAATGTTCCTCTCCAAAAAATTCCACAATTTTCTTTCTCATCAAAGAAATGTTTCCTCCCAGACAAAGGCTATGAAGGGACAGTTTGTTCTTCTGGAGAGTCAGTGGTTGTAATGCTTGAACAAAATGAAATAGTGATGAAACTAGATAAATTTCTGTCTGTGAAAGACAACACAGAGTCTTACAAACTGCTTGCAAAGGGATACCTCTTTTGCAATGTTTACACAGACAATGGCCAGACAGTAAAACACTTTTGGAGTGGATTTACTTATGTAGAAAGCAATCCAGAGAGAGTACCCCATTTCTGTACTGCTGAcaatattttaagaaaagtTATTATCTATAGCTCAAGTGATGATACATCAAATTCTGTTTCAACTGTAGTTGAATACCAGAGGCACCAGGAGAAACTTCCATTTGACATTATTGTGCCCATTTATCCAGAGCAAGGAGATATGTTGCTGGTGCAAGGTGCAGAAGTTGGTGACGTATGGTATGGATATGCCCGCAATGTTGACTATGCACGCAGAACTGTCGACGTGTATTTCTTTGTAGAGAGCCCTAGAATGCCAAACACTTTTATCCGTGAGACGATTGGACACGCTGCAAAAAATGTTGTTCCCTGGAACTCATTGTTGGGAATTGCAGATGGATTCTGGCCCAGTCCGTCACATTGGAGAAAGGCAGTGTAA
- the LOC5505818 gene encoding uncharacterized protein LOC5505818 isoform X2 yields MWKRSDVSCCNCTEKKYRHVHCPCATCNGRATDRKTEIRHWKEANRAASRSSQRQCSTSAAQDSESFVFEVEDSDSEIEADNFTIEDNLLPNPDTPDTDETDTDDQDLNADNDNDIDNTNHDANSRHYNPLKRLVVDAVLNALKIQKESGMSIKTFEDILEFGKRLLLDSSSEQVFFDRDILTTLWPKSWSDVQALLKEEGYQDAREYFICFCYKTRPINSDTRIKYTGKYSLMTSKDEVCSNCGNKGVIAYYYLVLQNKVKNWFRDENMCNKMLSHWNEREHWLGVEQSWPIKKEMWDGERWNELQWFWDPNKTWVIPCRCEHCGIPIPAKHLIESQDAVTAGKKLVECPECLESFEHSLKTTNGSPINIALIGHWDGWQAFSSSTRSCGSLEVSIANMKKADRSHTSEVYVVGFVPLSSTPKLPETYDPFLQPLMEDICEGFINGFEVRLPQEPNMKRVRVLLLCWSGDHPGQCEVGKLLNQGKCACRRCKLVGQHLPMNESNNHMYYGDNRIHYRHKWESRDISLMLTDLYDVEAESRISVRKRMSSEKGVTGISLLHKYLYPLYNFDILKDLTFDVFHTVCLNVVKSQAERILDHELVDKKSLDREIKNFPWPRELKCGRLPKSIQSYNGSLGQWKAEGLQKFSFPMADCVLDSKLESPKEQEIQHLISRLTELHFNSGRYGWTNSMIGAHHRLAWRLNILIEETQGLEMCTISVHNLLHIHEDIIRFSATDNYWCAVFERAVKGYTKTASNCRGVEKTFALAESRREFLKPYSTQEIGEQGKINMKVVTWQLGENQTRPQNRHSESQESQGERVLQALLRQQGWLFSEMMYHLSHFFLELWIT; encoded by the exons ATGTGGAAAAGAAGTGATGTGTCTTGCTGCAACTGCACTGAGAAAAAATACCGCCATGTTCACTGCCCTTGTGCTACCTGCAATGGTCGTGCAACTGATCGAAAAACTGAAATAAGACACTGGAAAGAAGCAAATAGAGCTGCATCGAGATCATCCCAACGCCAATGTTCGACATCAGCCGCCCAAGATTCTGAGTCTTTTGTCTTTGAAGTTGAGGACAGCGATAGTGAAATAGAAGCTGATAATTTTACAATTGAAGATAATTTATTACCCAATCCAGATACACCTGATACAGATGAAACAGATACAGATGACCAAGATTTGAAtgctgataatgataatgatattgatAATACTAATCATGATGCGAATTCCCGCCATTATAATCCCCTAAAGAGGCTTGTTGTCGATGCCGTTTTGAATGCACTAAAAATACAGAAAGAAAGCggaatgtcaatcaaaacatttGAAGATATTTTGGAATTTGGCAAACGATTATTGTTGGATTCATCCTCTGAACAGGTCTTTTTTGATAGAGACATTTTGACTACTTTGTGGCCTAAGTCGTGGAGTGATGTGCAAGCTCTTTTAAAAGAGGAGGGTTATCAAGATGCTCGagaatattttatttgcttttgttATAAAACTAGGCCAATCAATTCAGACACTAGAATAAAGTACACTGGCAAATATAGTTTAATGACCAGCAAAGATGAAGTCTGCTCTAACTGTGGAAATAAAGGTGTTATAGCATACTATTATCTTGTCCTTCAAAACAAAGTTAAAAACTGGTTTCGTGATGAAAACATGTGCAACAAAATGCTATCTCACTGGAATGAACGTGAACACTGGCTCGGAGTGGAACAATCATGGCCAATCAAAAAGGAAATGTGGGATGGTGAGCGCTGGAATGAGTTGCAATGGTTTTGGGATCCTAATAAGACCTGGGTCATCCCATGCCGTTGTGAGCATTGTGGTATTCCCATACCAGCAAAGCATTTGATTGAATCACAGGATGCTGTTACAGCTGGTAAAAAGCTTGTGGAATGCCCAGAATGTCTGGAATCTTTTGAACACTCTCTCAAGACAACTAATGGTTCTCCAATAAACATTGCTCTCATTGGTCATTGGGATGGGTGGCAAGCCTTCAGTTCCAGCACACGAAGTTGTGGATCTTTGGAGGTCTCAATTGCAAATATGAAGAAGGCAGATAGAAGTCACACCAGTGAAGTTTACGTAGTTGGATTTGTCCCATTGTCTTCTACTCCAAAACTACCAGAAACATATGATCCATTTTTGCAACCACTCATGGAAGACATTTGTGAAGGTTTTATCAATGGCTTTGAAGTCAGGTTACCACAAGAGCCTAACATGAAAAGAGTGCGTGTTTTGTTGCTCTGTTGGTCTGGGGATCATCCAGGGCAGTGTGAGGTGGGGAAGCTATTAAACCAAGGTAAATGTGCTTGCCGCAGGTGCAAGCTTGTTGGGCAACATTTGCCAATGAATGAGTCAAATAACCATATGTACTATGGAGATAACCGAATTCATTACAGACATAAGTGGGAAAGTCGTGACATTTCTCTCATGCTAACAGACCTTTATGATGTTGAGGCAGAGTCAAGGATCAGTGTTCGAAAAAGAATGTCTTCTGAGAAAGGTGTCACAGGGATAAGCCTTCtccataaatatttatatcctCTTTACAATTTTGACATTCTCAAAGATTTAACATTTGATGTGTTTCATACTGTGTGTCTTAATGTTGTGAAAAGTCAAGCAGAGAGGATCCTGGATCATGAGTTAGTGGATAAGAAATCCCTTGACCGAGAAATAAAGAACTTTCCATGGCCAAGAGAGCTCAAATGTGGCCGACTTCCCAAGTCAATCCAAAGTTATAATGGATCTTTGGGACAGTGGAAAGCTGAGGGCCTACAAAAGTTTTCATTTCCAATGGCAGATTGTGTTCTTGATAGCAAGTTGGAATCACCAAAAGAGCAGGAAATACAACATTTGATATCAAGATTAACAGAATTGCATTTTAATAGTGGACGGTATGGCTGGACAAATAGTATGATTGGAGCGCACCACCGGTTGGCATGGCGCTTAAATATACTCATAGAAGAAACTCAAGGCCTGGAAATGTGTACAATTTCTGTACATAATCTTCTTCACATCCATGAAGACATCATCAGATTCTCGGCTACTGACAATTATTGGTGTGCAGTGTTCGAAAGAGCCGTAAAGGGTTACACAAAGACTGCTAGCAATTGTAGGGGAGTTGAAAAGACATTTGCATTGGCAGAGTCAAGGAGGGAATTCCTCAAACCATACTCAACTCAAGAAATAGGAGAGCAAGGAAAGATAAACATGAAAGTG GTAACATGGCAGCTTGGCGAGAATCAAACTCGTCCCCAGAACCGCCATTCTGAGTCGCAAGAAAGCCAAGGGGAGAG ggTATTGCAAGCTCTATTGAGACAGCAAGGATGGCTGTTTTCAGAAATGATGTACCATCTCAGTCATTTCTTCTTGGAGCTATGGATAACATGA
- the LOC5505818 gene encoding uncharacterized protein LOC5505818 isoform X3: protein MWKRSDVSCCNCTEKKYRHVHCPCATCNGRATDRKTEIRHWKEANRAASRSSQRQCSTSAAQDSESFVFEVEDSDSEIEADNFTIEDNLLPNPDTPDTDETDTDDQDLNADNDNDIDNTNHDANSRHYNPLKRLVVDAVLNALKIQKESGMSIKTFEDILEFGKRLLLDSSSEQVFFDRDILTTLWPKSWSDVQALLKEEGYQDAREYFICFCYKTRPINSDTRIKYTGKYSLMTSKDEVCSNCGNKGVIAYYYLVLQNKVKNWFRDENMCNKMLSHWNEREHWLGVEQSWPIKKEMWDGERWNELQWFWDPNKTWVIPCRCEHCGIPIPAKHLIESQDAVTAGKKLVECPECLESFEHSLKTTNGSPINIALIGHWDGWQAFSSSTRSCGSLEVSIANMKKADRSHTSEVYVVGFVPLSSTPKLPETYDPFLQPLMEDICEGFINGFEVRLPQEPNMKRVRVLLLCWSGDHPGQCEVGKLLNQGKCACRRCKLVGQHLPMNESNNHMYYGDNRIHYRHKWESRDISLMLTDLYDVEAESRISVRKRMSSEKGVTGISLLHKYLYPLYNFDILKDLTFDVFHTVCLNVVKSQAERILDHELVDKKSLDREIKNFPWPRELKCGRLPKSIQSYNGSLGQWKAEGLQKFSFPMADCVLDSKLESPKEQEIQHLISRLTELHFNSGRYGWTNSMIGAHHRLAWRLNILIEETQGLEMCTISVHNLLHIHEDIIRFSATDNYWCAVFERAVKGYTKTASNCRGVEKTFALAESRREFLKPYSTQEIGEQGKINMKVVTWQLGENQTRPQNRHSESQESQGERLGYCKLY from the exons ATGTGGAAAAGAAGTGATGTGTCTTGCTGCAACTGCACTGAGAAAAAATACCGCCATGTTCACTGCCCTTGTGCTACCTGCAATGGTCGTGCAACTGATCGAAAAACTGAAATAAGACACTGGAAAGAAGCAAATAGAGCTGCATCGAGATCATCCCAACGCCAATGTTCGACATCAGCCGCCCAAGATTCTGAGTCTTTTGTCTTTGAAGTTGAGGACAGCGATAGTGAAATAGAAGCTGATAATTTTACAATTGAAGATAATTTATTACCCAATCCAGATACACCTGATACAGATGAAACAGATACAGATGACCAAGATTTGAAtgctgataatgataatgatattgatAATACTAATCATGATGCGAATTCCCGCCATTATAATCCCCTAAAGAGGCTTGTTGTCGATGCCGTTTTGAATGCACTAAAAATACAGAAAGAAAGCggaatgtcaatcaaaacatttGAAGATATTTTGGAATTTGGCAAACGATTATTGTTGGATTCATCCTCTGAACAGGTCTTTTTTGATAGAGACATTTTGACTACTTTGTGGCCTAAGTCGTGGAGTGATGTGCAAGCTCTTTTAAAAGAGGAGGGTTATCAAGATGCTCGagaatattttatttgcttttgttATAAAACTAGGCCAATCAATTCAGACACTAGAATAAAGTACACTGGCAAATATAGTTTAATGACCAGCAAAGATGAAGTCTGCTCTAACTGTGGAAATAAAGGTGTTATAGCATACTATTATCTTGTCCTTCAAAACAAAGTTAAAAACTGGTTTCGTGATGAAAACATGTGCAACAAAATGCTATCTCACTGGAATGAACGTGAACACTGGCTCGGAGTGGAACAATCATGGCCAATCAAAAAGGAAATGTGGGATGGTGAGCGCTGGAATGAGTTGCAATGGTTTTGGGATCCTAATAAGACCTGGGTCATCCCATGCCGTTGTGAGCATTGTGGTATTCCCATACCAGCAAAGCATTTGATTGAATCACAGGATGCTGTTACAGCTGGTAAAAAGCTTGTGGAATGCCCAGAATGTCTGGAATCTTTTGAACACTCTCTCAAGACAACTAATGGTTCTCCAATAAACATTGCTCTCATTGGTCATTGGGATGGGTGGCAAGCCTTCAGTTCCAGCACACGAAGTTGTGGATCTTTGGAGGTCTCAATTGCAAATATGAAGAAGGCAGATAGAAGTCACACCAGTGAAGTTTACGTAGTTGGATTTGTCCCATTGTCTTCTACTCCAAAACTACCAGAAACATATGATCCATTTTTGCAACCACTCATGGAAGACATTTGTGAAGGTTTTATCAATGGCTTTGAAGTCAGGTTACCACAAGAGCCTAACATGAAAAGAGTGCGTGTTTTGTTGCTCTGTTGGTCTGGGGATCATCCAGGGCAGTGTGAGGTGGGGAAGCTATTAAACCAAGGTAAATGTGCTTGCCGCAGGTGCAAGCTTGTTGGGCAACATTTGCCAATGAATGAGTCAAATAACCATATGTACTATGGAGATAACCGAATTCATTACAGACATAAGTGGGAAAGTCGTGACATTTCTCTCATGCTAACAGACCTTTATGATGTTGAGGCAGAGTCAAGGATCAGTGTTCGAAAAAGAATGTCTTCTGAGAAAGGTGTCACAGGGATAAGCCTTCtccataaatatttatatcctCTTTACAATTTTGACATTCTCAAAGATTTAACATTTGATGTGTTTCATACTGTGTGTCTTAATGTTGTGAAAAGTCAAGCAGAGAGGATCCTGGATCATGAGTTAGTGGATAAGAAATCCCTTGACCGAGAAATAAAGAACTTTCCATGGCCAAGAGAGCTCAAATGTGGCCGACTTCCCAAGTCAATCCAAAGTTATAATGGATCTTTGGGACAGTGGAAAGCTGAGGGCCTACAAAAGTTTTCATTTCCAATGGCAGATTGTGTTCTTGATAGCAAGTTGGAATCACCAAAAGAGCAGGAAATACAACATTTGATATCAAGATTAACAGAATTGCATTTTAATAGTGGACGGTATGGCTGGACAAATAGTATGATTGGAGCGCACCACCGGTTGGCATGGCGCTTAAATATACTCATAGAAGAAACTCAAGGCCTGGAAATGTGTACAATTTCTGTACATAATCTTCTTCACATCCATGAAGACATCATCAGATTCTCGGCTACTGACAATTATTGGTGTGCAGTGTTCGAAAGAGCCGTAAAGGGTTACACAAAGACTGCTAGCAATTGTAGGGGAGTTGAAAAGACATTTGCATTGGCAGAGTCAAGGAGGGAATTCCTCAAACCATACTCAACTCAAGAAATAGGAGAGCAAGGAAAGATAAACATGAAAGTG GTAACATGGCAGCTTGGCGAGAATCAAACTCGTCCCCAGAACCGCCATTCTGAGTCGCAAGAAAGCCAAGGGGAGAGGTTGG ggTATTGCAAGCTCTATTGA